CTAGGAATAATGTATGTCTCTGCATAGAAAGGGCGCACATAGCTAAACAGAAGGGAGAAGGAACATGGGGAAGGATAGGGACACAGAAGGCAAAGGAACCTGTCATGCTGGGTTTGAAAGACAAGGAATCAGAAAACATGATTATTCATTCTAAAACAGTgcagggaggaatggggagtttgGTAAACGGTAGAACCAGGGTCCAGAGATAGGGCCTGGTAATAGACCCATCTAACAGGCTCAGTTTAATGGCAGTGGGCTCCTACGGTGGTCTCTGCAGCCCCTTCCAGGTCCACGGTCTGGTTTGACATccgtgtgtgtacacacattgGGCTCCCAATGCAGACAGAATGAGGAGGCATTACCAGGGCCAAACCATAGGGACAGCGAGTGGCAAATATCCCCAAGGTCACCTAAACACCTGCCTCTGATGAccactttcattcatttcttttatttcttcaattaaaggagaaaaaaatctctggcatttGGGAGTGTCTCCATATATATCAAGCTGGGAGTTGTATGGTGTGGAATGAACCCATGACGTGCCCCAGGGTGGGGGCTGATGAGTGTGTCAGAtcgttgggggttggggggtccTGGGCTTCAGTATCCCCATTGGTAAATGGGATGGTGAACTGCGAGACCTTTTACAGCACTTTGAGCTCTCATATTCTGCAGTTTTACAAATCGTTACTTGCCGTTTACCTGCTGGCAGCGTGAGAAGCTGGGCTAGCTGACCACATGGTAATGACCTGTGTGCCGCACACCTCCTCTTTGTCTCCGCAGTGCTGTTGGGGATTTCCAGGTGGACGACAAGACCAAAGCTTTACTCAAGTACACGGGGGAAGTGACTTGGATCCCCCCGGCCATCTTTAAGAGCTCGTGCAAAATCGATGTGACCTACTTCCCATTCGATTACCAGAACTGCACCATGAAGTTTGGTTCCTGGTCCTACGACAAGGCAAAAATCGACCTGGTCCTGATCGGCTCCTCCATGAACCTCAGGGACTACTGGGAGAGTGGTGAGTGGGCCATCATCAAAGCCCCAGGCTACAAACATGACATCAAGTACAACTGCTGCGAGGAGATCTACACGGACATCACGTACTCGCTGTACATCCGGCGCCTGCCCCTGTTCTACACCATCAACCTCATCATCCCCTGCCTGCTCATCTCCTTCCTGACTGTGCTTGTCTTCTACCTGCCCTCCGACTGCGGCGAGAAGGTGACTCTCTGCATCTCGGTCCTCCTCTCCTTGACTGTGTTTCTGCTGGTGATCACTGAGACCATCCCGTCCACCTCTCTGGTGATTCCCCTGATCGGCGAGTACCTCCTGTTCACCATGATTTTTGTAACCTTGTCCATCGTTATCACCGTCTTCGTGCTCAACGTGCACTACAGgacccccaccacacacacgaTGCCCATGTGGGTGAAGACCATATTCTTGAACTTTCTTCCCAGGGTCATGTTCATGACCAGGCCGGCAAGCAGTGAGGGTAACACTCAGAGGCCAAGACCCTTCAATAGCGCTGAGCTCTCAAACCTGAATTGCTTCAGCCACATAGAGTCCAAGAGCTGCAAAGAAGGCTACCCCTGCCAGGACGAGCTATGTAGCCACTGCCACCACTGCAGGGTAAAAATCCTGAATTTCAGTGCCAATCTCACGAGAAGCTCCAGTTCTGAATCCGTCAATGCCGTGCTGTCCCTCTCTGCTCTGTCACCAGAAATCAAAGAAGCTATCCAAAGTGTCAAGTATATTGCTGAAAATATGAAAGCACAGAATGAAGCCAAAGAGGTAAGGATATGTCTGTTATTACattggtcattcattcattcaacaaacattgtaTTGGTTCCTTGTGGGCAAGGAATTAGACTGGCATCAGTGGCTTGTGTTCAGACCAGCTCCTCATTTACCAGTTATTTATCCTTGGATACACCGCCTCACCTCTGTGAGtctgtcttttcatctgtaaaatgggatgataaagGTTGTGAGTATGTGGTGCCCTGCATTTAGCTGCTGGGCTGCCAGCAGTTTGGGACATTGGAACACCTGATGCTGAGTGAGTGGATTAGGAGGTAGGCTGGAAGAGGGCATGAGGCCAGATGATCTCCAATTAGTATTGATCAGCTGAGCTGACGTTTTAAACTTTACTCGTTGTGTCTCCCTACTCCCCTTTAAGAGTAATTTACATAAAGTACACACCTCTTAAGTCTACATCTCAGTGAATTTTTACATTATGTGTACACCCACATAACCATGATCTAGGTAaaggtatagaacatttccagtGCCCCAGAGGGTTCCCTTGTGCCCCTCCCCAGTCAGtaaccccctccctccctcctcggTAACCACTGATCCCGACGTCTTTTATGTTAATTAATTTTACctattcttgaacttcatatacgTGGAATCGCATAGCATAAACTTTCATATCagacttctttcattcagcaaagtGTACGAAGATGTCTGAGGTTTATCCTTTTGGTTGGTTATTGGTGTGTAAGATTCTACAGTATGACGACACCGCCTTCTGTTTATTCGTTCTACGGTTGTTGGACAtttggttatttccagtttggggcgatatgaataaagctgctataaatttatacatatctTTTGGTGAATATATACACTCGTTTCTCCTGGCTACATtcctaggggtggaattgctggatcactgGAGAggtgtatttttcactttagtGGACACTGTCAGGTTTCCAAAGGGTTTGAGCCGATTGACATGCCCCCTGGCAATGTTTGAGAGTTCCAGCTGCTGCCCATCGCCGCCAAACGGGGGTGAAGTGGCCTTTCTTGTCCCTGTGGACTAATGATTAGGgctctttttcatatgcttattggccatttggatatcttcttttgtgaactaTCTATTCACACTCTTGCCCATCTTTTTTTCATTGGGTGAACTTGTATTTCCTTCAAAAATCTTATGCTAGAACTAGTGATAGGTATTAGTAATGGGGAAGCTTTACACTTATGTGTTTGGCTGTTCCCACACTGTTTACCCCCAAGGTTACCAGAATCatgttcaataattttttaagaagctCTGCTTTAAAATTAACTGGTTCTAAGTTGATTATTAGCAAAGAGCTAATTACCAGATAATTTCAGCTCCTGATGCACTGTAGGTAATTAATGTTGGTAGGAAAtgtctggagcctcttttattcAGCTGTGAACGGCATATTAAAGTAGATGAGACAGGAGGGAGATAGCAACAGTGGCCCCGTGTCCTCACCCCACCCATCTGAGCAACTCTGAGCCCACTTGTGACTGTAACAATGCAAAACCTCCCACTGATACCAGAAATTTAGCCAAAAAGTCAGGCCCTCCTTTAAATTCAGTTGAAGcagttggttggttgtttttttttttttcaagtcttcattgaattttttacaacattgcttctgttttatgttttggttttttggccctgtggcacgtgggatcttagctccgggaccagggatcaaacccacaccccctgcattggaagtcgaagtcttaaccactggaccaccaggaagtccctgaaGCAGTTGTTGGACATTAAGTACATGATTAGAGAATCTCATTTGTCTAACACTACTCACTTTTGCAGATATTCTCtaccctttctttttaaaataatcacttcTTTTGAGTGATAATTTACTAAAGATTGAGATCTAAGTACCCATCGTCTTTGTCAGGCTATTAGAAACTATCTTTATTCCAAAAATTATTTACTAGGAACCATACAAGGTGTTAAGAGTTTCACGAGGGTTTTAGTTAGCGTTAGAGTTTCCACAAGATGTGTGACGGAGgcagacagtaaaaaaaaaaaatgttactgaaaGGGAAGTCACAGCTGAAATGCCAGGAAGGTAAATTAGTGAAATAGCCTGAATGTGGCCAGCTAGAGGCACATGGTTCATCTCAAGGGGCAGCCACTGCTCACTTCTGGTCATCTGTTACCACAGATGAATGTGGTCCCATTGTTTTTCCAGAGAAAGCAGAAATCTGGACCACCGTCCAGTGGATTGCAACCTGTTTATGAAAGGGTGGCAAGTGTTAGAATAAAGATGCCTACTCAGTGCTCTGAGGAGAGTTGGGCTGTCTGAAGGatgccttctttctctcttactgTGTGACAGACATGCTGCTGTTTACATAGAGTTTTCTAGAGGTATTTTAATTTCCTAATTCCCTGGCTCCAACTTGGTTGGTTTTAACTGTCCTGGGCTCCTAGGCACTTGGAATGAACAGGATTGGTTCTCCCAGAGCCATCTCCTGAGGGTGCTGAGAGCCTGTGAATGACTGTCCCTGGACACGCCAGATCCCAAAGGGACAGGAGTGTCATCGTGTCACCTGCCTTGGCTGTTCTCTTTTCAAGTTGTTTGTGTTGGTCACCCCTACTTGCTCACACTTGTGAGGTGTTTAATACTCTAAATTCAGAGTTAGGGCTAGGATTGGGTTACAAGTTAGAAAACTAGTTAGGGAGCTTGTGGTCTCATGTTAATACTCTCCGTCTTACGGTTTTGACGGCTGATCGTTTGAAGTTGGTTCCACTGTATGAGTTGTTCTTGAGGTCTTGGAGGTGTGCATAGATCAGAGCCATGATCTTTTGAGCTAATAACCCTGATACAACTTGTTTTGTTTGGTTCAGatacagatagagagatatatctatatatctatatgtatgtgtatctgtTAGTTCATTCATTCCAACTAGAGTTAGACTTCTGATCAATGATTTATTTACATGTGTTGTAATTACTGTTTTCTAGGGTTAAATTTTGGCCATCTTATTTCAcgttttccatttacttttttttttgcctcagttCTTGCTGTTTACTAGAAAGTTTGAATATTTTTTGCTGGTTGAAAGTCgtgtgctttatttttattcttctgctAGCTCTTCCTAACTGATTTAAACCCATGCTCAAGTTCCGTTTTCCATATCAATTGGTCTCTTACATTTTTAAGTATCTGTGTTTTGCCCCCACCCCACTGTCCTTCCCCTCTGATCTTCCTCACTGCTTTGGCTACCTGGGTGTTACTAGAGCTTTAGTTTTGGTTTTTCATGAatatatgttttggtttttgaccttcctttttttatttagtCTGTAGTCACCCCTCACATCTACTTATGGTGTCCTCCTGGATTTATCTCTTTGTGTTGGCATGCCTTCTCAAGATTGTTTACGGGTAAACCTTTTGGGGCCTGTAAGCTTAAAAATgtattgtggggcttccctggtggcgcagtggttaagaatctgcctgacaatgcaggggacacgggttcgagccctcatgcaggaagatcccacacgctgcagagcaactaagcccgtgtgccacaactactgagcccacgcgcctagagcccgtgctccacaacaagagaagccaccgcaatgagaagcccacgcaccacaacgaagagtagaccctacTCACCGCAATAAGGgaaaacccgcacacagcaacgaagatccaacacagacaaaaataaataatttttttttaaactgtattgtgccctcactttttttttttttttttttttttttcagtatgcaggcctctcactgttgtggcctctcccgttgcggagcacaggctccggacgcacaggctcagcggccatggctcacgggcccagctgctccgcagcacgtgggatcttcccggaccggggcacgaacccgtgtcccctgcatcggcagacagactctcaaccactgcgccaccagggaaccctaTGTGCCCTCACTTTTAAGTGAGAGTTTAGCTGGATACGAAATTCTAGGGTTGAAGTTCTTTTCCTTAAATACTTAAATAACACTCCATGGCCTTTTTGCCTCAGTGTCGTTTCTGAAAAAGTTTTAAGTTAATCTGAATGTTGTTCCTTTGCAAGCAATCTATTCTATCTAGAAGCTATTAGAATTTTCTGTTTGTAGAGAAATCGAATGACACCAAACACAACGTGTTGGTGTGGGTCTCTCCTAGTCTGTTTGGCATTCCTGTGAGCCATTTAATTCCAAGGTTTTTCATCTCACTTTAACTCTGGGGAAATCAATGTTATTTCTGTAAAGATATCCTGTTcacccttcttttctctttccctgaacTGTTGTTGTACAGATGGGATACCTCTGCTCCCAGCTTCTCCATCTCCTAGCTTTTCTTTTACATCGCTGCCCCAGGTGAGGTCCTTACTCTCCTCCCTGTTTCTTTCCGGGGCTGTATTTACCCTTGCCAGTCACCCCAGCTCTTGAGTTCTTTATCGCGACTTGTCTGTTGTTCACACTTGTATTTCCACTTGATTCTTCTATAACACTGCTTGTTCCTAACTTCGTGTTTCCAATATTCTCTCCTATCCAGTGACTATCTGGATGGTCTCAAAAGACTGTCTTGTTTAGTTTAAATTCTTAACCTATCTGTTCCatgaattttctttcaaatacctAAGTTTGTGTATTGGGGGCCTGTAAACTCACCTTTTCTGGGGGTGTCAGCCATCCTTACTGAACTGTGTTTGAGGGGCCCAAACCCATGCTTCCCAAGGCAGAGGACCCACATGGCCACAAACTGGGCTAGACGCCCCTTCAGGGGCGTTTCCTCCCCTCCAGCTGACCTTGTCCGTGAGGAGCTCCCCCACGTCCCTTTCACTCAACTGCAGTTGTTCATCTTTGATGTGGGGAACGAGGAGGGAAGCCTCAGGCCCCACCAATCAGTGGGCACCTCTGCTCTGCTCTTCCCCTCAGCCAGGCCCTACTTTGCTGACAAGTGGCCCTGCCTGCATCTCTGGGCTGGGAGTGGCAGGCTGGAAAGAGGCacagggttgggggagagaaGAGCACAACCAAGCCTTCCCCAGACCTTCCCTCCACCGAGACCCTTCTCTTCCAACCGCATGCTCACACTCAGCAGTCCACACCTGCCCAGGTTTCTGAGAGTCTTTAAGGCACGGTCTCCTCTTGTTTCTGGGACATCTCCAGGGTTGGGCTGGGAAACAGAGCCAAGTGCTTGGGCTAGTTCACCATTCTGCCCAACACTCATCTACCTGTTCATGCATCATTAGTGCCAAAGTTTCCAGAGAATGACCAGTGTCCTTGTGCCTTAAAGACTCAGAGTTAGACATAAAATTAAGTTTCACCCAGCTCTATTTGCAGCACTGTTTGTATTCATGTGTAAAACCCAAGTCCCCTCTTTCTTCACCAGGCTAAACCATGTGAAGTGCTCTCAGAGGGAGATATATACTTGGTTAAtggtcatttttaaaatcagcattAATATCAGTAGGTATTATTCATTAAGgaccctgtgccaggcacatatttcatttactcctcatAACAACTCTCTGAATTAGGTACTGTTCTTATCCCCGATTCACcaaggaggaaattgaggctgagagaggtcaCATAATTTACCCAGATTCTCGTGCCTAgaaaggagcagagctgggattatAACAAGTCTTGGTTTTCCCACCCCGCTGCCTCCTAGGCCCTAGGAGGTTTAGCCAGTAGGGGGTTGGCAGGAATCACAGCGTCTATTGTATATTGGAATCTTTTACACCCAAAGTCTTAGGAATTCAAATAAGTAACCGGTGGCAAATAGGGCATTATAGCTCTAATCCACTGACTTCTCAATGTCATCAGAGGGACATGTTCACTCACGCTCATAATGGTGAAATAAAATCCTTGTCTCCCAGCCCCATTTCAGTGCACTTAATTAAATTACTAAATCACATGCTGCCTCTCTATTATgtgattatttcttcaaaatcagTTGATTTATGGGTTCTCTTTTTCTCAGTCCAATTATGGTTTCCCTTCTGAGTTGTCTAGTATAATTAATGTGCAGTTCTCCTTCCTATTTCAAGCCTAAATTGAAGCTGTCTTATATACAGTTAGTCTTgctctttcttccatctttacTTTATGGTCAGCATTGATTTCTGATTTTGAACCTGTTCTGTAACTGTACGGAATTCCATGATACTTTGGCCTTCTAATTGAAGATGATACTTGGCTAGTTGGGCATTGTGGAGAGAGGGCGGTGGGAGAGGAAGAGTGATGATGGGCTTACCCTGATGtgcttatttcatttttgaaacagACGTTACAAGGAAATTAGTATCTAAAACTGGATAAGAGCTAGTACTTTGAATTATGTTGGACTGTATTAGCTATTCTAACAAAGGCCCAGAATCCTCCTGCAGAGGTGTAAATCAAGTTAACTGGTTTTAACTAACTTTATAAATTGGAATTcaatttttagggaaaaaaagggttATGTAGATGTTAAgaaatttgatttaaaacatttaatatgacAGATATTTTATTCCTGTTTCTCTAGTGCATAAAGAGAAACTTGAGAATGGTAGACTTCCTCAGACTACATCCATTAGAAAAAAGAGGTTTCTTGCATATTGGCAAGCAGAATGGCTTCTTCTACTGAAACCCATTTATTCGATATTCAATATTGAAAATGTGTCCACCTTGCCTTTtccttcctgctttattttttcctctttcatgatgtttgtttttgtctttcagaTTCAAGACGATTGGAAGTATGTTGCCATGGTGATTGATCGTATATTTCTGTGGGTTTTCATTCTGGTGTGCATTTTAGGGACAGCAGGATTGTTTCTGCAACCTTTGATGGCCAGGGATGATGCATAAGCACTAAACTGTGTGTTACTTATGAGGTTACTTATGTGTATTGGGGGAGAGGCGGctcactgtttttttaattttattttttgttgtggtaaaattcacttagcataaaatgtaccatcttaaccatgtttaagggcacagttcagtggtattaaatatattcagggcttccctggtggcgccgtggttgacagtccgcctgccgatgcaggggacacgggttcgtgccccggtccaggaggatcccacatgctgcggagcggctgggcccgtgagccatggccgctgagcctgcgcgtccagagccttgtgctccgcaacgggagagcccacaacagtgagaggcccgcgtaccgccaaaaaaaaaaaaaaaaaaaaaaatatatatatatatatatatatatattcacattgttgtgtaaccatcaccaccatccatccccataacttgtaaaactacagaccagttaaacaataattccccagtctcccctcccaccagcaaCCATCATTACACTTTATCTTTATGactttgactactctaagtacctcatataagtggaatcatacagtatttgtctttttgtgactggcttatttcacttcacaGAATGTCcctaaggttcatccatgttgtagcatattgcagaatttccttactttttaaggctgaataatagtcaattttaagtatatacattttgcttatccatttatctgttgatggacacttgggttgctcccaTGTTTTAGCTGTTGTggataatgttgctatgaacatgggtgtactcTCTCCGATACCttgctttcagttcctttggggatatacccagaagtggaattgctcgatcatatggcaattctattcttaattttttgaggaactgccatactgttttccaccatGGCGATACCATTCTATATtgccaccaacaatgtacaaggatGGATTCtccccagtttctccacatcctcatcatactttttttttttcggtacgcaggcctctcattgtcgtggcgTCTCCCgttttagagcacaggctccagacgcgcaggctcagcagccagggctcacgggcccagccgctccacggcatgtgggatcttcccggaccggggcatgaacccgtgtcccctgcattggcaggcggactctcaaccactgcaccaccagggaagccctgttttgtttttctgataataGCAAAACTATTGGTTGTGAGtcagtatctcattgtagttttgatttcatttctctaatgattagtgattttgagcattttttcacatgcttattggccatttgtggccatttcttctttggagagatgtctattcaaGATCTTTGTCCAGTTTTGAATTGcgctttttattgttttaggagGTCGCtatgtattctagatattaatcctttatcagatatatgatttgcaaatattttctcccattctgtgggttgcctttttactgtcaatagtgtcttttgatgcacaaaattttttaattttcatgaagtccaatctgtctgctttttctttcattacctgtgctttttgtgtcatatccaagaaatcattgccaaatccaatgtcataaagcatttgtcctgttttct
Above is a genomic segment from Tursiops truncatus isolate mTurTru1 chromosome 2, mTurTru1.mat.Y, whole genome shotgun sequence containing:
- the CHRNA3 gene encoding neuronal acetylcholine receptor subunit alpha-3; protein product: MGAQPRGVRVAKLLPPWAPPPLLLFLLLLLPVARASDAEHRLFERLFEDYNEIIRPVANVSDPVIIQFEVSMSQLVKVDEVNQIMETNLWLKQIWNDYKLKWNPSDYNGAEFMRVPAQKIWKPDIVLYNNAVGDFQVDDKTKALLKYTGEVTWIPPAIFKSSCKIDVTYFPFDYQNCTMKFGSWSYDKAKIDLVLIGSSMNLRDYWESGEWAIIKAPGYKHDIKYNCCEEIYTDITYSLYIRRLPLFYTINLIIPCLLISFLTVLVFYLPSDCGEKVTLCISVLLSLTVFLLVITETIPSTSLVIPLIGEYLLFTMIFVTLSIVITVFVLNVHYRTPTTHTMPMWVKTIFLNFLPRVMFMTRPASSEGNTQRPRPFNSAELSNLNCFSHIESKSCKEGYPCQDELCSHCHHCRVKILNFSANLTRSSSSESVNAVLSLSALSPEIKEAIQSVKYIAENMKAQNEAKEIQDDWKYVAMVIDRIFLWVFILVCILGTAGLFLQPLMARDDA